The stretch of DNA CTGTATAATCAACAATGGTGCATTAGAAATGAACGTTAGCATTGATTTGTTGCTTTCGTCTGTTTTTAACCTTTGTGGCATTGATAACCAAGACGCTCTTGATTTACGCGAAACTTTAGTAGAATCTTTAAACACAGCCTCTTGTTAAGTTGCCTTTTATTTGTTTATCGTATATAAAAAAGTATATATACCTTAAACACTCAAACTATAGCCTTATTTTTGGCTATAAGGAGGACTCATGCCCATTATTAAAACTTATAACAAAGTTGGCGATAAGTGTAGAGTTCGTTTTAAACTGTTTAAAGACGACATTAAAAATGCAAAAGAAGTTGCGTTGGCGGCTAGCTTTACCGATTGGGAGTTAAACCCCATGAAAATACTTAAAGATGGTTCGGCAAGCATTGAATTTTCATTACCTTGTGGAGAAAAGCATTGTTATAGATATGTTTTAAACTCCTCGGAATGGATCAATGACCCCGAAGCCGACGAGTATACAGCTTCCGGTTTTGAAGGTGTTCAAAATTCCGTAGTGGCGTTATAACCTTATTAAAAGTTGAAATATCAAAATTTATCTCTTTAAATAGAATAATAAAAATCTATTTTTGAGCAAAAAATGCCACAAAAAAACTTTACATCAACAAACCTTAGTTATTCCAATGCTAATAATGTTGTAAAAAACCCAAAAAGCTTGCGTAATCGTAAGCTTTTGTCGTTTTCAGACGGCATAAACAGGTTTACAAAACGCAAAAAAGGTACTGAGTCGATGCGGCTAACTCGCCTTTGGCTGGCATGGTCAGAAGTTTTGGGCGAAGATTTAGCCGAACTGGTTAAACCTCTCGGAAATAAAGACAGAACTCTGGTGCTTGCCGTTGAAGATAGTATAATGATGCAAGAGGCTCATTATCAGCTCCAAACGATCATGCGACTGGTTAATGAATATCTCTGGGATATCATGGGCGAAAATTTTTTTGTAAAAGCCCAACTGACCCTGCCCAAAGGCAAACAAGGCTTAGACAGCTATAAAGGAATAGAACAACCTGTTGTCTATGAATATATCGTACCCGAACCACCGGGGCTTGATACGGTAGA from Desulfovibrio litoralis DSM 11393 encodes:
- a CDS encoding isoamylase early set domain-containing protein, whose amino-acid sequence is MPIIKTYNKVGDKCRVRFKLFKDDIKNAKEVALAASFTDWELNPMKILKDGSASIEFSLPCGEKHCYRYVLNSSEWINDPEADEYTASGFEGVQNSVVAL
- a CDS encoding DUF721 domain-containing protein, translating into MPQKNFTSTNLSYSNANNVVKNPKSLRNRKLLSFSDGINRFTKRKKGTESMRLTRLWLAWSEVLGEDLAELVKPLGNKDRTLVLAVEDSIMMQEAHYQLQTIMRLVNEYLWDIMGENFFVKAQLTLPKGKQGLDSYKGIEQPVVYEYIVPEPPGLDTVEEKLNPNSPVMSCFKAYYNYFKTRETKK